In one window of Cytophagaceae bacterium ABcell3 DNA:
- a CDS encoding thioredoxin family protein: MVPLGSQAPDFSLPDTVTGKEFTLQDLKSDKATVIMFICNHCPFVKHINHELVRLAKDYIPKGVSVIAISSNDVKNYPDDAPDKMKIHAEKEGYPFPYLYDETQKVAKAYDAACTPDFYIYDGSLNLAYRGQLDDSRPKSDVPVTGKDIRAALDAMLAGNPVSSEQKPSVGCNIKWLV, from the coding sequence ATGGTTCCCTTGGGATCTCAAGCCCCAGACTTTTCGCTTCCTGATACAGTAACGGGCAAGGAATTTACACTGCAAGATTTAAAATCTGATAAGGCTACAGTAATCATGTTCATCTGTAACCATTGTCCATTCGTTAAGCACATCAATCATGAATTGGTCCGGCTGGCCAAAGATTATATTCCCAAAGGTGTTTCTGTTATTGCTATTAGCTCCAACGATGTCAAAAACTACCCAGATGATGCACCGGACAAAATGAAAATACATGCTGAAAAGGAAGGGTACCCTTTCCCTTATTTGTATGATGAAACGCAAAAGGTAGCCAAAGCTTACGATGCCGCTTGTACCCCTGACTTTTATATTTATGATGGTAGCTTAAACCTGGCTTACCGTGGGCAACTGGATGATTCAAGACCAAAAAGCGATGTGCCGGTAACAGGGAAAGATATTAGAGCTGCTTTAGATGCCATGCTTGCTGGAAATCCTGTTTCATCCGAGCAGAAGCCAAGTGTAGGGTGCAATATCAAATGGTTGGTTTAA
- a CDS encoding flavodoxin family protein yields the protein MRIKTLFLNCTLKKTPETSNTEALIKKAEAIFNSLGAQTEILRLADYHISLGIVPEKVDEKDEFPLIYNKIKEADILIVGSPIWFGNRSSLVQQLMERLDGSYTQANKDNGQYPLYNKVAGTIITGNEDGAHMVASQTLFNMMHLGCTIPPNSDCYWVGEAGPGESYIKEGGAKHLYTNKTCHFLVHNTFWYAQLLKQHPNPNNLNTLYEAAQKES from the coding sequence ATGCGTATAAAGACCTTATTTCTTAATTGTACTTTAAAGAAAACTCCTGAGACCTCTAATACAGAAGCTTTAATCAAAAAAGCAGAAGCAATATTTAACTCATTAGGAGCCCAAACAGAAATCTTGCGCTTAGCTGATTATCATATAAGCCTAGGGATAGTTCCGGAAAAAGTTGATGAAAAAGATGAGTTCCCCTTGATTTATAATAAAATTAAAGAAGCAGATATTCTCATTGTAGGTTCGCCCATTTGGTTTGGCAATCGCTCCTCTCTGGTACAGCAACTCATGGAGAGGCTTGACGGCTCTTACACCCAAGCAAATAAAGACAATGGTCAGTACCCACTTTATAATAAAGTAGCAGGCACAATTATAACAGGCAATGAAGATGGCGCCCACATGGTCGCTTCCCAAACATTGTTCAACATGATGCACTTGGGTTGCACCATTCCGCCAAACTCAGACTGCTACTGGGTGGGCGAGGCAGGTCCTGGCGAAAGCTACATAAAAGAAGGAGGCGCTAAACATTTATATACCAATAAAACTTGCCATTTTTTGGTGCATAATACTTTTTGGTATGCGCAATTGCTTAAACAGCACCCCAACCCTAACAACCTAAACACACTTTACGAAGCAGCCCAAAAAGAAAGTTAG
- a CDS encoding ATP-binding protein, whose translation MNLALDNNDLESLLKKFSETTTNKDLFALLDEAFLKNKIKYNLYTIVAKQFLLLHGHLEDESANLQEIYSEEECKSHFTFNRRHFYPVVKHGQLIAMFQVPELQSQDQKKFIETLSYLTAMNLILGPEEVVFDFKELVEYANEWIYTNTPEGYFKYFNPITLQRMGYSYEEVIEKHFSELIRPDYREEVIEFYARQFKNKISSTYKEFPVMTKSGESIWVGQNVVMVKEGNRVKGFQTYARDITQRKIAQEELLKSIEIAKESTRAKEQFISVMSHEIRTPMNAVVGMTNLLLDSKPTKEQKELLQALKVSADNLLIIINDILDLSKLNSGKMTLEETDFSLGTLLDNIYKTYQFKAKEKGIEFKVKIDKKVPLYLKGDPLRLNQIFLNLVSNAFKFTDKGSIEIHCGLIEKDKETCRLVFAVVDTGKGISEESLDLIFESFSQESSETARKYGGSGLGLTITKKLVEQMGGAITVKSKTGMGAKFLFDIDFKIGKKVKVENTLNKFGKDNDLSGFKVLMAEDNLMNQKVADKFFKKFKLEADIVANGEEAVSVTEEKLYDAILMDLQMPEMDGYEAAHHIRHDYKNKNNKTPIIALTAASLSEVKNKALKAGINDFIIKPFDPEMFFLKIRQYTMKEGNASVVQEPEAVYETENTNMASIVDLNYLKEASGGNVGFVKEMMEIFLRQTPGAIAEAKVLLEKEDWAKFRKVIHKVKPTITMMGISQLTEDVKAVEDIAKTSKDYSLAAPLIQKIESICTDAYDELSEELKKLEKQK comes from the coding sequence ATGAATTTAGCACTAGACAATAATGATCTAGAATCATTACTTAAAAAATTTTCCGAAACAACTACAAATAAGGACTTATTTGCGTTGCTCGATGAGGCTTTTCTTAAAAACAAGATAAAGTATAACCTGTATACAATTGTTGCCAAGCAGTTTTTACTGCTACATGGTCACTTAGAAGATGAATCGGCAAACCTTCAGGAGATTTACTCTGAAGAAGAATGCAAAAGCCATTTCACATTTAATAGACGTCATTTTTACCCTGTTGTAAAGCATGGACAGCTTATTGCCATGTTTCAGGTTCCAGAACTCCAAAGTCAAGATCAGAAAAAATTTATAGAAACACTTTCTTACTTAACCGCCATGAATCTTATTTTGGGGCCGGAAGAAGTGGTTTTTGACTTTAAGGAACTTGTTGAGTATGCCAATGAGTGGATTTATACCAATACCCCTGAAGGTTACTTCAAATACTTTAACCCTATTACACTACAGCGTATGGGGTATAGCTATGAAGAAGTTATAGAAAAGCATTTTTCTGAGCTTATTAGGCCAGACTACCGTGAGGAAGTGATAGAATTTTACGCTCGACAGTTTAAAAATAAAATTTCCTCTACTTATAAGGAATTTCCTGTCATGACTAAATCTGGTGAGTCTATTTGGGTGGGGCAGAATGTGGTTATGGTGAAGGAAGGGAACCGGGTTAAAGGATTCCAAACATATGCAAGGGACATTACCCAACGGAAAATTGCACAGGAAGAGTTGTTGAAGTCCATTGAGATAGCCAAAGAATCTACTCGGGCAAAAGAACAGTTCATTTCTGTAATGAGCCATGAGATCAGGACGCCTATGAATGCGGTGGTGGGAATGACAAACCTATTGCTGGACAGCAAGCCTACCAAAGAACAAAAAGAACTCTTGCAGGCCTTAAAAGTATCTGCCGACAATCTGCTCATTATTATTAATGATATTCTAGACCTTTCAAAGTTGAATTCTGGCAAGATGACTTTGGAAGAGACTGACTTCAGTTTAGGGACGTTGCTTGATAATATTTATAAAACTTACCAATTTAAGGCTAAGGAAAAGGGTATTGAGTTTAAAGTAAAAATAGACAAAAAGGTGCCTCTTTATTTAAAAGGAGACCCTTTAAGGTTAAACCAAATTTTCTTAAACCTGGTCTCTAACGCCTTTAAATTTACTGACAAAGGCTCTATAGAAATACATTGTGGGCTAATAGAAAAAGACAAAGAAACTTGTAGGTTGGTTTTTGCTGTTGTGGATACTGGAAAAGGAATTTCTGAAGAAAGCCTTGATCTTATCTTTGAGAGCTTTTCGCAAGAAAGCTCAGAAACAGCCAGAAAGTATGGAGGCTCTGGTTTGGGATTGACTATTACCAAAAAGCTGGTAGAGCAAATGGGCGGTGCTATAACAGTCAAAAGCAAGACTGGAATGGGGGCGAAGTTTCTCTTTGATATTGACTTTAAGATCGGTAAGAAAGTTAAGGTTGAAAATACATTAAACAAGTTTGGAAAAGATAATGACCTTAGCGGATTTAAAGTCTTGATGGCGGAAGATAACCTGATGAACCAGAAGGTAGCCGATAAATTCTTTAAGAAGTTTAAGCTAGAGGCAGATATCGTTGCCAATGGGGAGGAAGCTGTTTCGGTCACAGAAGAAAAGCTTTATGACGCCATACTTATGGATCTTCAAATGCCCGAAATGGACGGGTATGAAGCAGCGCACCATATTAGGCATGATTATAAGAACAAAAACAATAAAACACCAATAATAGCTTTAACAGCAGCTTCTCTTTCAGAGGTGAAGAATAAAGCATTAAAAGCGGGAATCAATGATTTTATTATAAAGCCTTTTGATCCTGAAATGTTTTTTCTAAAAATCCGACAGTATACAATGAAAGAAGGCAATGCTTCGGTTGTTCAAGAACCGGAAGCAGTATATGAAACTGAAAATACTAATATGGCCAGTATAGTTGATTTGAATTATTTGAAAGAAGCATCAGGAGGAAATGTGGGCTTTGTGAAGGAGATGATGGAGATTTTCCTTAGGCAAACACCTGGAGCTATTGCCGAAGCTAAGGTGCTTTTAGAGAAAGAGGACTGGGCAAAGTTTAGGAAGGTGATACACAAGGTAAAGCCAACCATTACTATGATGGGCATTTCTCAATTAACAGAGGATGTAAAAGCGGTAGAAGATATTGCTAAAACATCGAAAGACTACTCTTTGGCTGCGCCCCTTATTCAAAAGATAGAAAGCATTTGTACAGATGCTTATGATGAATTGTCAGAGGAGTTAAAGAAGTTGGAAAAGCAAAAGTGA
- a CDS encoding DsbA family protein produces MKIKALFSLLVLCVFTGFKPLEEEDKPELIYVFDPLCGWCYGFSPAIQQLQNDYKDKVTFRIMSGGLSTSDKPLPEEAVAYITQALGQVEKKSGVPFGEKYIQLLKDSKNSYSSLPPSIAVSVVKEMNSDIAFEYAISLQEAIFHEGMSPNDDSTYTMLAQKHRLEEEVFFDKFNTALF; encoded by the coding sequence ATGAAAATTAAGGCTTTATTTTCTTTATTGGTTTTGTGCGTTTTTACAGGTTTTAAGCCCTTAGAAGAAGAAGACAAACCAGAGCTCATATATGTCTTTGACCCTTTGTGCGGCTGGTGTTATGGTTTTTCACCTGCTATTCAGCAACTACAGAACGATTATAAAGATAAAGTAACTTTCAGGATAATGAGTGGTGGACTTTCTACCAGCGACAAACCTCTGCCAGAAGAAGCTGTAGCATATATAACTCAAGCGCTTGGTCAGGTAGAAAAGAAAAGCGGTGTCCCGTTTGGAGAAAAATACATACAACTGCTAAAGGACAGCAAAAACAGCTATAGCTCTTTGCCTCCATCCATAGCAGTATCTGTAGTAAAAGAGATGAACAGCGATATTGCCTTTGAATATGCCATAAGCTTACAAGAGGCTATATTCCACGAAGGTATGTCCCCGAATGATGACAGCACCTATACCATGCTTGCTCAGAAACACCGTTTAGAAGAAGAAGTGTTTTTTGACAAATTCAACACAGCACTTTTTTAA
- a CDS encoding chloride channel protein, whose product MKSYLRKRFYHLPMQLIAWRTRNISNKNFLILASIIVGIIAGLAAVFLKSLVHFIEGLAAGFGDTSNENYVFFIFPAIGILLTTCYVQFFRNGKLGRGLSNILYSIARKNGRVHRDKTYSHIISSALTVGFGGSAGLEAPIAVTGSAIGSVSATFLGLSNRERILLLACGTAAGVSAIFNSPIAGVIFAVEVLLPEMTVSAFIPLIISSATAAVLSRALHNQQLFHLITDGWEPESVPLYIVLGIFCGLVSVYITRMTHKTEEWIGKNKSIWKKAIAGGFVLGALIFILPPLYGEGYGTIDHLLNGRYENLLDNSLFYDLKNYPWFLLLFGGVLILVKVFATSITIACGGNGGIFATSLMTGALCGFFCVYSANLTGIVSFNETNFIATGMAGILSGVVHAPLTAIFLIAEITGGYVLFAPLMIVSALAYFTARFFEPHTVYTKKLAEKGVLTDKDKDKAVLRKMGLRRTLEKDFLPVKPNQCLGEIIPVISKSKRNIFPVLDEKDILVGLLSLNQIREIMFKTDMYDKIHVYQIMEKSFPVVEIGEEMVNVVRKFEDYHVFNIPVTEKGVYKGFISKSNIFTTYRNLLIKESEPLSSL is encoded by the coding sequence ATGAAAAGCTATTTAAGAAAACGTTTTTACCACCTGCCCATGCAACTCATAGCATGGCGAACCCGAAATATTAGTAATAAGAATTTCCTTATTCTGGCAAGTATAATTGTAGGTATTATAGCAGGTCTGGCCGCAGTTTTTTTAAAATCACTGGTGCATTTTATAGAAGGATTGGCCGCTGGTTTTGGCGATACCAGCAATGAAAACTATGTTTTTTTCATCTTTCCTGCCATAGGCATTTTACTGACGACATGTTATGTTCAATTTTTCCGCAATGGGAAACTCGGCCGTGGACTAAGCAACATATTATACTCTATTGCCAGAAAAAATGGCAGGGTACACAGAGACAAGACATATTCACACATAATATCAAGTGCGCTCACTGTTGGCTTTGGAGGATCTGCAGGTCTGGAAGCCCCCATTGCAGTGACAGGCTCGGCCATTGGCTCAGTGTCCGCCACTTTTCTAGGATTAAGCAACAGAGAGCGAATATTACTATTAGCTTGTGGCACTGCGGCGGGAGTATCTGCCATTTTCAACTCCCCCATTGCCGGTGTAATTTTTGCCGTTGAAGTTTTGCTCCCAGAAATGACAGTTTCAGCCTTCATCCCCCTTATTATTTCTTCTGCCACTGCCGCCGTCTTATCAAGAGCGTTACACAACCAGCAACTTTTTCATTTAATCACTGATGGCTGGGAGCCTGAATCTGTTCCACTATACATTGTTCTGGGGATATTTTGCGGCCTGGTTTCAGTCTATATTACCAGAATGACCCATAAGACCGAAGAATGGATAGGAAAAAACAAAAGTATTTGGAAGAAAGCTATAGCTGGCGGTTTTGTATTAGGTGCATTAATCTTTATACTCCCCCCATTGTATGGAGAAGGTTACGGTACAATAGATCATTTATTAAACGGCCGGTATGAAAACCTGCTGGACAACAGCCTTTTTTACGACCTTAAAAACTACCCATGGTTCCTCCTGCTGTTTGGAGGAGTGCTTATATTAGTTAAAGTCTTTGCAACTTCTATTACCATTGCCTGCGGAGGAAATGGCGGCATTTTTGCAACTTCACTAATGACAGGAGCGTTGTGTGGTTTCTTTTGTGTTTACAGTGCAAACCTGACAGGGATTGTCAGCTTCAATGAAACCAATTTTATAGCAACAGGTATGGCAGGTATACTTAGCGGTGTCGTGCATGCCCCACTTACTGCTATTTTTCTTATTGCAGAAATTACAGGTGGTTATGTTCTTTTTGCCCCCTTAATGATCGTTTCGGCCCTGGCATATTTCACTGCCAGATTTTTTGAACCACATACAGTCTACACGAAAAAGCTTGCAGAAAAAGGCGTCCTTACGGACAAGGACAAAGACAAGGCTGTTCTAAGAAAAATGGGGCTCAGAAGAACATTGGAAAAAGATTTTTTACCAGTAAAACCTAACCAATGTTTAGGAGAAATAATCCCTGTCATATCAAAATCAAAAAGGAATATATTTCCGGTACTTGATGAAAAGGACATCCTCGTTGGCTTACTAAGCCTTAATCAAATCAGAGAGATTATGTTCAAAACAGACATGTACGATAAAATACATGTTTACCAGATCATGGAAAAAAGCTTTCCGGTAGTAGAAATAGGAGAAGAAATGGTCAATGTTGTCCGAAAGTTTGAAGACTACCATGTTTTCAACATCCCGGTAACCGAAAAAGGGGTATACAAAGGATTTATTTCTAAATCAAATATCTTTACTACTTATAGAAACCTATTAATCAAAGAAAGCGAACCTTTAAGTAGTTTATAG
- a CDS encoding acyl-CoA desaturase yields the protein MAILIFFVAHWYLSLFAQTFFLHRYAAHQMFTMNRFWEKVFYIMTFIFQGSSFLSPRAYGIMHRLHHAYADTEKDPHSPKYSANLMDMMVKTKNIYNDILKDKANVDEKFKKNIPNWDVMEKLGDNWYIRIAWGTLYVLFYVQFATAWWMFLLLPIHFLMGPVHGAIINWFAHKYGYINFKVNDTAKNLLPFDFLMMGEGYHNNHHKLGGRANFGVKWHEFDPAYPVILLFNLLGIVKLKRNNDLNYM from the coding sequence ATGGCAATTCTTATTTTCTTTGTAGCTCACTGGTATCTTTCATTGTTTGCTCAAACATTTTTTCTCCACAGATATGCTGCCCATCAGATGTTTACGATGAACAGGTTTTGGGAGAAGGTATTTTATATTATGACATTCATTTTCCAGGGTTCCTCATTTCTAAGCCCTCGTGCTTATGGTATTATGCATCGCCTGCACCATGCTTATGCTGATACAGAAAAAGACCCTCATTCTCCAAAATATTCAGCTAACTTGATGGATATGATGGTGAAAACTAAGAATATTTATAATGATATCCTCAAAGACAAAGCTAACGTTGATGAGAAGTTTAAAAAGAATATACCTAACTGGGATGTTATGGAAAAGCTTGGAGATAACTGGTATATTAGAATTGCTTGGGGGACATTGTATGTGTTGTTTTATGTACAGTTTGCTACTGCATGGTGGATGTTCCTGCTTTTGCCCATTCATTTTCTAATGGGGCCTGTTCACGGTGCTATTATCAACTGGTTTGCACATAAATATGGGTATATCAATTTTAAAGTGAATGATACGGCCAAAAACCTTTTGCCTTTTGATTTTCTGATGATGGGGGAGGGGTACCATAATAACCATCATAAACTAGGAGGAAGGGCCAATTTTGGAGTGAAATGGCATGAGTTTGATCCTGCCTATCCTGTCATTCTGCTCTTTAACCTGCTCGGGATAGTGAAGCTGAAGCGGAATAATGACTTAAATTATATGTGA
- a CDS encoding NADPH-dependent FMN reductase — protein MDKGKTNIPDSSVKVLIFAGSLKNNSINKKLASLAAFIVERNGGIVDFADLSEFDCPSYNQDLEVDEFPQGAKALLGRLNANDAFMISSPEYNFSMPGVLKNIIDWVSRFRPQPFNEKHGLLMSASPSMAGGNRGLWSLRIPLEHLGGHIYPHMFSLALAHEAFSDNGSRLNNETLQIRFEENIIAFLNLVEAAKHYPCMKKHWVEFLGEKPENSIDRAE, from the coding sequence ATGGATAAAGGAAAAACAAACATTCCGGATAGCTCTGTTAAAGTTCTCATATTTGCAGGGTCTCTTAAAAATAACTCAATTAACAAGAAACTGGCAAGTTTGGCAGCTTTTATTGTAGAGAGAAATGGTGGTATAGTGGATTTTGCCGACTTAAGCGAATTTGATTGCCCTTCGTATAACCAGGATTTAGAGGTTGACGAGTTTCCTCAAGGCGCCAAAGCTTTGTTGGGCCGGCTTAATGCAAATGATGCATTTATGATAAGTAGTCCTGAGTATAATTTTTCAATGCCAGGTGTATTAAAAAATATTATAGATTGGGTATCTCGGTTTCGCCCTCAACCTTTCAATGAAAAGCATGGCTTGTTGATGTCCGCTTCACCTTCTATGGCTGGAGGGAATAGGGGACTTTGGTCTTTGAGGATTCCATTAGAGCATTTAGGGGGACATATTTATCCGCATATGTTTTCTTTAGCCTTAGCTCATGAGGCTTTTAGTGATAACGGAAGCCGGCTTAATAATGAGACATTGCAAATACGGTTTGAGGAAAATATTATTGCTTTCTTAAACTTGGTAGAAGCTGCCAAACATTATCCGTGCATGAAAAAACATTGGGTTGAGTTTCTTGGGGAGAAACCTGAAAATAGTATTGACAGGGCTGAGTAA
- a CDS encoding DUF5996 family protein — MSKTLAWPELPYGAGQKTYETIHMWTQIIGKVKLKCMPWVNHSWHVALQFTPSGLSTGLLSKGNKSFEISLDFLKHEAYVMDSDCQRVFFSLKGLSVAGFYNKIFESLKLFNIDVVINKFPNEVINPIAFQEDHVHNTYVPGVAEALHKAILRSFPVFSQFRAEFVGKCSPLHFFWGSFDVAFSRFSGRLAPDHPGGIPNLPDWVVQEAYSHEVFSSGFWPGSESFPHAAFYSYIYPEPSGFKDINLQTDSAFYHDGLKEFVLPYEEVRRASDPSGLILDFLHSSYNAAADLANWDRKALEKKMT; from the coding sequence ATGAGCAAAACATTAGCTTGGCCGGAATTGCCTTATGGCGCAGGGCAAAAAACCTATGAGACCATACACATGTGGACACAAATTATTGGAAAGGTCAAGTTGAAGTGTATGCCTTGGGTAAACCATTCTTGGCATGTAGCTTTACAATTTACACCTTCAGGTCTTTCTACCGGGCTACTTTCAAAAGGAAATAAATCTTTTGAAATAAGTTTGGACTTTTTGAAGCATGAGGCTTATGTTATGGATAGTGACTGTCAAAGGGTCTTCTTTAGTCTGAAGGGGCTTTCGGTTGCAGGTTTCTACAATAAAATTTTTGAGAGCTTAAAATTATTTAATATTGATGTTGTTATTAATAAATTTCCCAATGAAGTAATTAACCCCATAGCATTTCAGGAGGATCATGTTCATAATACATACGTGCCGGGAGTGGCTGAAGCTTTACATAAAGCTATTTTAAGAAGCTTTCCCGTTTTTTCTCAATTTAGGGCGGAGTTTGTAGGGAAATGTAGCCCTTTGCATTTTTTCTGGGGAAGCTTTGATGTAGCTTTTTCACGTTTCTCAGGTCGTTTGGCACCTGATCATCCCGGAGGCATTCCTAATCTGCCTGACTGGGTCGTTCAAGAAGCTTACTCTCATGAGGTTTTTAGTTCTGGTTTTTGGCCCGGAAGTGAATCTTTTCCCCATGCTGCATTTTATTCCTATATTTATCCTGAGCCATCAGGGTTTAAAGATATTAACTTGCAAACTGATTCAGCTTTTTACCATGATGGGCTAAAAGAATTTGTCTTACCATATGAAGAAGTTCGTCGGGCATCAGATCCTTCTGGCTTAATATTGGATTTCTTGCATAGTTCTTACAATGCAGCGGCGGATCTTGCAAATTGGGATAGGAAAGCATTGGAAAAAAAAATGACATAG
- a CDS encoding class I SAM-dependent methyltransferase, translated as MTDQPDPKEIAALLRKPEGEKGLKMAELLNDTNRYITEFTYLNVNPKNKQTILEIGFGNGKLMPELLSKAEGLKLIGVDFSEDMVAEGKRILCQYIENGEIELYEASVESLPFREESFDSVCSINTLYFWPDPVSNVQEILRVLKPGAKVYLGIRPKEEAEKLPATKYGFQLYSKDEAMGLLEQAGFENVELMEQTDLPVQFNGESKILRSWVFIGQKPV; from the coding sequence ATGACAGACCAACCTGATCCAAAAGAAATAGCGGCTCTATTAAGAAAACCGGAAGGGGAAAAAGGATTAAAGATGGCGGAGTTGCTAAACGATACTAACCGGTATATTACCGAGTTTACCTATTTAAATGTAAATCCTAAAAACAAGCAGACAATTCTGGAGATAGGCTTTGGCAATGGTAAACTTATGCCAGAACTACTATCAAAAGCCGAAGGTTTGAAGTTAATTGGTGTGGACTTTTCTGAAGATATGGTAGCTGAAGGAAAAAGAATTTTGTGTCAATATATAGAAAACGGTGAAATTGAGTTGTATGAAGCAAGTGTTGAAAGCCTGCCTTTTAGAGAAGAGAGCTTTGATTCCGTGTGTAGCATTAATACATTGTATTTTTGGCCTGACCCTGTTAGTAATGTTCAAGAAATACTGAGAGTGTTAAAGCCAGGCGCAAAAGTTTATTTAGGAATTAGACCCAAAGAGGAAGCAGAGAAGCTTCCGGCCACTAAATATGGCTTTCAGCTATACAGTAAAGATGAAGCTATGGGGCTTTTGGAACAAGCAGGTTTTGAAAATGTGGAACTCATGGAGCAGACTGATCTGCCAGTGCAATTTAATGGAGAAAGCAAGATTTTAAGAAGCTGGGTCTTTATAGGGCAAAAGCCAGTATGA